A single window of Pseudomonas benzenivorans DNA harbors:
- the mreC gene encoding rod shape-determining protein MreC, translated as MLAVLSAALMVVDARFTVLQPVRGQLGVIVEPVYWLGRLPVTLWESTTEELSSRSELAAENEKLKAEQLMMQRRLQKLATLTEQNVRLRELLNSAALVDDEVLATELIGIDPNPFTHRILIDKGEKDGVLLGQPVLDARGLMGQVVEVMPYTSRVLLLTDTTHSIPVQVNRNGLRAIASGTGNPERLELRHVADTADIKEGDLLVSSGLGQRFPAGYPVATVTEVIHDSGQPFAIVRAVPTAKLNRSRYMLLVFTDTRSPEQRATESAEAQEAADRQAQEQGQAPAQPAAQAVVPAAPATEQEGGQ; from the coding sequence GTGCTGGCCGTGCTGTCGGCCGCGCTGATGGTGGTGGATGCGCGCTTCACCGTGTTGCAGCCGGTGCGCGGCCAGCTCGGCGTGATAGTCGAGCCGGTGTACTGGTTGGGCCGACTGCCCGTGACCCTCTGGGAGAGTACGACCGAGGAGTTGAGTTCGCGCAGCGAGCTGGCGGCCGAGAACGAGAAGCTCAAGGCCGAGCAGCTGATGATGCAGCGTCGTCTGCAGAAGCTCGCCACCCTGACCGAACAGAACGTGCGCCTGCGCGAGCTGCTCAACTCCGCGGCGCTGGTCGATGACGAAGTGCTCGCCACCGAACTGATCGGTATCGACCCCAACCCCTTCACCCACCGCATCCTGATCGACAAGGGCGAAAAGGACGGCGTGCTGCTCGGCCAGCCGGTGCTCGACGCGCGCGGGTTGATGGGCCAGGTGGTCGAGGTCATGCCCTATACCTCGCGGGTACTGCTGCTCACCGACACCACCCACAGCATTCCGGTACAGGTCAACCGCAACGGCCTGCGCGCCATCGCCAGCGGCACCGGCAATCCGGAGCGCCTGGAGCTGCGCCACGTGGCCGATACCGCGGACATCAAGGAAGGCGATCTGCTGGTCAGCTCCGGCCTGGGGCAGCGTTTTCCAGCGGGCTACCCGGTGGCCACGGTCACCGAGGTGATTCACGACTCCGGTCAGCCCTTCGCCATCGTCCGCGCCGTGCCGACCGCCAAGCTCAACCGCAGCCGCTACATGCTGCTGGTGTTCACCGACACGCGCAGCCCGGAGCAGCGGGCGACCGAGTCGGCCGAAGCCCAGGAGGCCGCCGATCGCCAGGCCCAGGAGCAGGGCCAGGCGCCCGCGCAACCGGCGGCGCAGGCGGTCGTGCCGGCCGCGCCGGCCACGGAACAGGAGGGCGGCCAATGA
- the mreD gene encoding rod shape-determining protein MreD: MIAVRARNVWVIWLSLALALLLSVATLPKFMEIGRPLWLALFLTYWVLVLPHRVGMASAWFIGLLADVLNGTLLGLNALVLTLITFLVLSLHQRLRMFPLWQQSMVLLVVFGLAQLLHLWLNALTGSRPPTLAFVLPAVVSALLWPWVYALLRGVHRRLGVN, encoded by the coding sequence ATGATCGCCGTACGTGCGCGCAACGTCTGGGTCATCTGGCTCAGCCTGGCCTTGGCCCTGCTGCTCAGTGTGGCGACCCTGCCGAAGTTCATGGAGATCGGCCGGCCCCTGTGGCTGGCGCTGTTTCTGACCTATTGGGTGCTGGTCCTGCCGCATCGGGTCGGCATGGCCAGCGCCTGGTTCATCGGCCTGCTGGCCGACGTGCTCAACGGCACGCTGCTGGGGCTCAATGCCCTGGTGCTGACCCTGATCACCTTCCTGGTGCTGAGCCTGCACCAGCGCCTGCGCATGTTCCCCCTGTGGCAGCAGAGTATGGTGCTGCTGGTGGTGTTCGGTCTGGCCCAGTTGCTGCACTTGTGGCTCAATGCCCTGACCGGCAGCCGCCCGCCGACCCTGGCGTTCGTCCTGCCAGCTGTAGTCAGTGCGCTGTTGTGGCCGTGGGTCTATGCCTTGTTGCGCGGCGTGCATCGGCGTCTCGGCGTCAATTAA
- a CDS encoding Maf family protein: MATLYLASGSPRRRELLTQIGVPFTTRIAPIDETALPDEAPSAYVERLARGKALAALATLEHTDDAVVLGADTAVVLDGRILGKPADRDEALATLAALSGREHQVLTAVALASASRVAVRVVVSRVSFRPLSGAEIAAYWASGEPGDKAGSYGIQGLAAVFVRQLQGSYSAVVGLPLCETAELLAEFDIPCWQSLPAPG, translated from the coding sequence ATGGCCACGCTTTACCTGGCTTCGGGATCGCCGCGTCGACGCGAGCTGTTGACGCAGATCGGCGTGCCCTTCACCACCCGTATCGCCCCCATCGATGAAACCGCCTTGCCGGACGAGGCGCCCAGCGCCTATGTCGAGCGCCTGGCGCGGGGCAAGGCGCTGGCCGCGCTGGCTACCCTGGAGCACACGGACGATGCCGTGGTGCTTGGCGCCGATACGGCGGTGGTGCTCGATGGGCGCATCCTCGGCAAGCCGGCGGATCGCGACGAGGCGTTGGCCACCCTGGCGGCGCTGTCCGGTCGCGAACACCAGGTGCTGACCGCGGTGGCGCTGGCCTCGGCCAGCCGGGTGGCGGTTCGGGTGGTGGTCAGTCGGGTCAGCTTCCGCCCGCTCAGTGGCGCAGAAATCGCAGCCTACTGGGCCAGTGGCGAACCCGGGGACAAGGCGGGCAGCTATGGTATTCAGGGCCTGGCGGCGGTATTCGTCAGGCAGTTGCAGGGCAGCTACTCGGCGGTGGTCGGTCTGCCCCTGTGCGAAACCGCCGAGCTGCTCGCCGAGTTCGACATTCCCTGCTGGCAGTCGTTGCCGGCCCCCGGCTAG
- the rng gene encoding ribonuclease G, which yields MSEEILINITPMESRVAVVENGVLQEVHVERTQRRGIVGNIYKGKVVRVLPGMQAAFVDIGLERAAFIHASEISSREGQAVETISALVHEGQSLVVQVTKDPIGSKGARLTTQLSIPSRYLVYMPRTSHVGISLKIEDEGERERLKQVVADCVSAEGIEEAGGFILRTAADGAGADEILIDIRYLRRLWDQIAAQMQTAPAPSVIYEDLSLALRTLRDLVSLRTEKIRIDSRETFQKIAQFVGELMPEISDRLEHYPGERPIFDLYGVEDEVQRALERKVPLKSGGYLIIDPAEAMTTIDVNTGAFVGHRTLEETIFKTNLEAATAIARQLRLRNLGGIIIIDFIDMEDEEHQRQVLRTLEKQLERDHAKTNIIGITELGLVQMTRKRTRESLEQVLCEPCICCQGRGKMKTAETICYEIFREILREARAYQPEGYRVLANQNVVDRLLDEESGNVADLESFIGRTIKFQVETMYSQEQYDVVLL from the coding sequence ATGAGTGAAGAGATTCTGATCAATATCACGCCAATGGAATCGCGCGTGGCGGTGGTGGAAAACGGCGTATTGCAGGAAGTGCATGTCGAGCGCACCCAGCGCCGCGGTATCGTCGGCAACATCTACAAGGGCAAGGTGGTGCGGGTGCTGCCGGGCATGCAGGCGGCCTTCGTCGACATCGGCCTGGAGCGCGCGGCGTTTATCCACGCCTCGGAAATTTCCAGTCGCGAGGGCCAGGCGGTGGAAACCATCAGCGCCCTGGTGCACGAGGGCCAGAGCCTGGTGGTGCAGGTCACCAAGGACCCGATCGGCAGCAAGGGCGCGCGCCTGACCACCCAGCTGTCGATTCCCTCGCGCTACCTGGTGTACATGCCGCGCACCAGCCACGTCGGCATCTCGCTGAAGATCGAGGACGAAGGCGAGCGCGAGCGCCTCAAGCAGGTGGTCGCCGATTGCGTGAGCGCCGAGGGCATCGAGGAGGCCGGTGGCTTCATCCTGCGAACCGCCGCCGATGGCGCCGGCGCCGACGAGATTCTCATCGACATCCGCTACCTGCGCCGCCTGTGGGACCAGATCGCCGCGCAGATGCAGACCGCCCCGGCCCCCTCGGTGATCTACGAAGACCTCAGCCTGGCCCTGCGTACCCTGCGCGACCTGGTCAGCCTGCGCACCGAGAAGATCCGCATCGACTCGCGGGAAACCTTCCAGAAGATCGCGCAGTTCGTCGGCGAACTGATGCCGGAGATTTCCGACCGCCTGGAGCACTACCCGGGCGAGCGGCCGATATTCGACCTGTACGGCGTCGAGGACGAGGTGCAGCGGGCCCTGGAGCGCAAGGTGCCGCTCAAGTCCGGCGGCTACCTGATCATCGACCCGGCCGAGGCGATGACCACCATCGACGTCAACACCGGCGCCTTCGTCGGTCATCGCACCCTCGAGGAGACCATCTTCAAGACCAACCTCGAAGCCGCCACGGCCATCGCCCGCCAGCTGCGCCTGCGCAACCTGGGCGGGATCATCATCATCGATTTCATCGACATGGAAGACGAGGAGCACCAGCGCCAGGTGCTGCGCACCCTGGAGAAGCAGCTGGAACGCGACCACGCCAAGACCAACATCATCGGAATCACCGAGCTGGGCCTGGTGCAGATGACCCGCAAGCGCACCCGCGAGAGCCTCGAGCAGGTGCTCTGCGAGCCCTGTATCTGCTGCCAGGGGCGCGGCAAGATGAAGACGGCGGAAACCATCTGCTACGAGATATTCCGCGAGATCCTCCGCGAGGCACGCGCCTACCAGCCCGAGGGCTACCGGGTGCTGGCCAACCAGAATGTGGTCGACCGCCTGCTCGACGAGGAGTCGGGCAACGTCGCCGACCTGGAGAGCTTCATTGGCCGCACCATCAAGTTCCAGGTCGAGACCATGTATTCCCAGGAGCAATACGATGTGGTGCTGCTGTGA
- a CDS encoding YhdP family protein has translation MDGLARGVAALLRWTLACCALLLVLAALFVSLGRELVPWVAEYRLQAEDQGRAALGLPLAIGRLEGRWQGFAPLLIAHDLRVGEGVEALHLDQVRLRPDLLASLLARQLRVASLELEGLQLNLRQDEQGAWSLKGLPARADAGPVDVERLFGPLQAVERLSLLNSQVTLDAQDHPVQTLTYVNLTLRSGATRQRLDGRLLLPDGQPLALQLRSRLRAERWRDAKLELYLSLPQSDWARWLPPSLMAQWRVRRLQAGGEFWLSWADGQLQRAVARLHAPQLQAGYAERDAVRLQDLALNAYFSRTEQGFQVLLDDVALSQGDERWGEAQVALSQVRDSAEAEEQWLLSADRLDLAPLVPLVAALAPLPDASLQLLEQLQPHGELHNLQLDYRPRTEGAKRLQFAANLARIGFAAHEAAPAAENISGSLSGDLGQGELRLDAEDFVLHLDTLFPKPWHYSRANARLTWSLDEQAFTLRSPYLRVIGEEGEIAGDFLIRLLRDPKAEDYMDLRVGLRQGDARYTEKYLPTRSSGLSPQLASWLKSAIRGGAVEQGYFQYQGSLNKGAADAARSLSLYFAVRDAELAYQPGWPALRQGRGEVLIEDSGVRVRLAEGRLLESRVTQALAEIPHAPQGEAPRLQLEADLHSSVSDALKILQDAPMGTAETFAGWRGEGSLNGHLRLDLPLQAGAPVAVVVDFATEDAELELANPQLQLSQLHGAFRYDTASGLSAPDIRAQALGHALRGKAVAEGSGGRPRSRIEARGQVPLNELAAWLGVATELPLNGVLPYRLGLNLDGPDSQLRVDSTLEGLSIDLPAPFGKQADVARDASWRMTLGGAERRYWFDYADLASLAFAAPPGVLNQGRGELRLGAGPALLPAAQGLRVRGRLSELDWAAWQDALQPYAQVPRDDAQALFKDAQLRIDRFRGFGSTLDNLAVQLGRGASAWDLDLDSQTLKGRVSLPDVAAAPIAVNLDYVRLPPAEPKGAVEPDKPDPLAQVDPRQIPALDVRIDRVLQGQELLGAWSLKARPFAEGVRFSDVRLELKGLQLNGGGGWQGGPGASSSWYKGRMEGKDLAAVLLAWGYAPTASSQSFRLDVDGRWPGSPAWVSLKRFSGSMDASLRSGQFSEVQGSASALRVFGLLNFNSIGRRLRLDFSDLLGKGLSYDRVKGLLVASDGVFVTRKPIALTGPSSNLELNGTLNMVNQQIDAKLLVTLPVTNNLPLAALIVGAPAIGGALFVVDKLLGDRVARFASVQYDVEGDLADPRITFDKPFEKPQ, from the coding sequence ATGGACGGACTGGCCCGCGGGGTCGCCGCTCTTTTGCGTTGGACGCTGGCGTGTTGCGCCCTGCTGCTGGTGCTGGCGGCGCTGTTCGTCAGCCTCGGCCGCGAACTGGTGCCCTGGGTCGCCGAGTACCGGCTGCAGGCGGAGGACCAGGGGCGTGCGGCGCTTGGCCTGCCGCTGGCGATTGGCCGCCTGGAAGGTCGCTGGCAGGGTTTCGCGCCGCTGCTGATCGCCCACGATCTGCGTGTCGGCGAGGGCGTCGAGGCGCTGCACCTGGACCAGGTGCGGCTGCGCCCGGACCTGCTGGCCAGTCTGCTGGCGCGCCAGTTGCGGGTGGCCAGCCTGGAGCTGGAGGGGCTGCAGCTCAACCTGCGTCAGGACGAGCAGGGCGCCTGGTCGCTCAAGGGCCTGCCCGCGCGCGCGGACGCCGGGCCTGTCGATGTCGAACGATTGTTCGGGCCGCTGCAGGCGGTCGAGCGTCTGTCCCTGCTCAACAGCCAGGTGACCCTGGACGCCCAGGATCATCCGGTGCAGACCCTGACCTATGTCAACCTGACCCTGCGCAGCGGCGCCACGCGTCAGCGCCTGGACGGCCGCCTGCTGCTGCCCGATGGCCAGCCGCTGGCCTTGCAGCTGCGCTCGCGGCTGCGGGCCGAGCGCTGGCGTGACGCCAAACTCGAGCTGTACCTGAGCCTGCCGCAGAGCGACTGGGCGCGCTGGTTGCCGCCCAGCCTGATGGCGCAGTGGCGCGTCCGGCGTTTGCAGGCCGGCGGCGAGTTCTGGTTGTCCTGGGCCGACGGCCAGTTGCAGCGCGCGGTGGCGCGCCTGCATGCGCCGCAGCTGCAGGCCGGCTATGCCGAGCGCGACGCGGTGCGGCTGCAGGATCTGGCCCTGAATGCCTACTTCAGCCGCACCGAGCAGGGCTTCCAGGTCCTGCTGGACGACGTGGCGCTGAGCCAGGGTGACGAGCGCTGGGGCGAGGCCCAGGTGGCGCTGAGCCAGGTGCGGGACAGCGCCGAAGCCGAAGAGCAGTGGCTGCTGTCGGCCGATCGCCTTGACCTGGCGCCCTTGGTGCCGCTGGTCGCCGCCCTCGCCCCGCTGCCGGACGCCAGTCTGCAGCTGCTCGAGCAGCTGCAGCCCCATGGCGAGCTGCACAACCTCCAGCTGGATTACCGGCCGCGCACCGAGGGTGCCAAGCGCCTGCAGTTCGCCGCCAACCTCGCGCGCATCGGCTTTGCCGCCCACGAGGCTGCGCCGGCGGCGGAAAACATCAGTGGCAGCCTCAGTGGCGATCTGGGGCAGGGCGAATTGCGTCTGGATGCCGAGGACTTCGTCCTGCACCTCGACACCCTGTTTCCCAAGCCCTGGCACTACAGCCGGGCCAATGCCCGCCTGACCTGGAGCCTGGACGAACAGGCCTTCACCCTGCGCAGTCCCTATCTGCGGGTGATCGGTGAGGAGGGCGAGATCGCCGGCGACTTTCTCATCCGCCTGCTGCGCGATCCTAAGGCAGAGGACTACATGGACCTGCGGGTTGGCCTGCGCCAGGGCGATGCGCGCTACACCGAGAAGTACCTGCCGACCCGTTCGTCCGGGCTCAGCCCGCAACTGGCCAGTTGGCTGAAGAGTGCCATTCGCGGCGGTGCTGTCGAGCAGGGCTACTTCCAGTACCAGGGCTCGCTGAACAAGGGGGCGGCGGACGCGGCGCGCAGCCTCAGCCTGTACTTTGCCGTACGCGATGCCGAGCTGGCTTATCAGCCGGGTTGGCCAGCCCTGCGTCAAGGCCGTGGCGAGGTGCTCATCGAGGACAGTGGCGTGCGCGTGCGCCTGGCCGAGGGGCGCCTGCTGGAGAGCCGGGTGACCCAGGCGCTGGCCGAGATTCCCCACGCCCCGCAGGGCGAGGCACCGCGCCTGCAGCTCGAGGCCGATCTGCACAGCAGCGTGAGCGATGCCCTGAAGATCCTGCAGGACGCGCCCATGGGGACCGCCGAGACCTTTGCCGGCTGGCGCGGCGAAGGCTCGTTGAACGGCCATCTGCGACTGGATCTGCCGCTGCAGGCGGGGGCGCCGGTGGCCGTGGTGGTCGATTTCGCCACCGAGGACGCGGAGCTCGAGCTGGCCAATCCGCAGCTGCAGCTCAGTCAGCTGCATGGCGCTTTCCGTTACGACACCGCCAGCGGCCTCAGCGCGCCGGACATCCGTGCCCAGGCCCTTGGCCATGCGCTGCGGGGCAAGGCCGTCGCCGAAGGCAGCGGCGGTCGTCCGCGCAGCCGCATCGAGGCACGCGGGCAGGTGCCCCTGAACGAGTTGGCCGCCTGGCTGGGCGTCGCCACCGAGCTGCCGCTGAACGGGGTCTTGCCCTATCGCCTGGGCCTCAATCTGGACGGCCCCGACAGCCAGCTGCGCGTCGACTCGACGCTCGAGGGCCTGTCTATCGACCTGCCGGCGCCGTTCGGCAAGCAAGCCGATGTGGCGCGTGACGCCAGTTGGCGCATGACCCTGGGGGGGGCGGAGCGGCGCTACTGGTTCGACTACGCCGACCTGGCCAGTCTGGCCTTCGCCGCCCCGCCGGGCGTGCTGAACCAGGGCCGTGGCGAGTTGCGTCTGGGGGCCGGACCGGCCCTGCTGCCGGCGGCGCAGGGGCTGCGGGTGCGCGGACGGCTGTCCGAACTGGACTGGGCGGCCTGGCAGGACGCGCTGCAACCCTACGCCCAGGTGCCGCGGGACGATGCCCAGGCACTGTTCAAGGACGCGCAGCTGAGGATCGACCGTTTCCGCGGCTTCGGCAGCACCCTGGACAACCTCGCCGTGCAGCTCGGACGCGGCGCCAGCGCCTGGGATCTTGACCTGGACAGCCAGACGCTGAAAGGCCGGGTGAGCCTGCCGGATGTGGCCGCGGCGCCCATCGCGGTCAATCTGGACTACGTGCGCCTGCCCCCCGCCGAGCCGAAGGGCGCGGTGGAGCCGGACAAGCCCGACCCCCTGGCGCAGGTCGATCCGCGGCAGATTCCGGCCCTCGACGTACGCATCGATCGGGTGCTGCAGGGTCAGGAGCTGCTGGGCGCCTGGTCGCTGAAGGCGCGACCGTTTGCCGAGGGGGTGCGTTTCAGCGACGTGCGCCTGGAACTCAAGGGCCTGCAGCTGAACGGCGGCGGCGGCTGGCAAGGCGGGCCGGGCGCCAGCAGCAGCTGGTACAAGGGGCGCATGGAGGGCAAGGACCTGGCCGCCGTGCTGCTGGCCTGGGGCTATGCGCCGACGGCCAGCAGCCAAAGCTTCCGCCTGGACGTCGACGGCCGCTGGCCGGGGTCGCCGGCCTGGGTCAGCCTCAAGCGTTTCTCCGGCAGCATGGATGCCTCCCTGCGCAGTGGACAGTTCTCCGAGGTGCAGGGCTCGGCGTCGGCGCTGCGGGTGTTCGGCCTGCTCAACTTCAACTCCATCGGTCGGCGCCTGCGCCTGGACTTTTCCGACCTGCTCGGCAAGGGGCTGAGCTACGACCGGGTCAAGGGGCTGCTGGTCGCCAGTGACGGGGTGTTTGTCACCCGCAAGCCGATCGCCCTGACCGGCCCTTCGAGCAACCTGGAGTTGAACGGCACCCTGAACATGGTCAATCAGCAGATCGACGCCAAGCTGCTGGTCACCCTGCCGGTGACCAACAACCTGCCGCTGGCCGCGCTGATAGTCGGTGCGCCGGCCATTGGCGGCGCGCTGTTCGTGGTGGACAAGCTGCTCGGCGACCGGGTGGCGCGTTTCGCCAGCGTGCAATACGACGTCGAGGGCGACCTGGCGGACCCGAGGATCACCTTCGACAAGCCGTTCGAAAAGCCGCAATGA
- a CDS encoding carbon-nitrogen hydrolase family protein produces MSLAVIQLVSQDDVQANLACARRLLEQAAGAGARLAVLPENFAAMGRRDLAAQGRSEALGEGPILPWLKQAARDLRLWIVAGTIPLPPDGQPEAKAHACSLLVDEHGERVARYDKLHLFDVDVSDSRGRYRESDDYAHGARVVVADTPVGRLGLTVCYDLRFPELYGALREAGAELISAPSAFTAVTGAAHWQVLIRARAIETQCYVLAAGQGGSHPGGRETHGHSAIVDPWGCILAEQARGEAMLLALRDAIEQAAIRQRMPVARHKRFFAAADPRLPGLE; encoded by the coding sequence ATGAGCCTTGCCGTGATTCAGCTGGTCAGTCAGGACGATGTCCAGGCCAATCTGGCGTGCGCCAGACGTCTGCTGGAGCAGGCGGCAGGCGCCGGTGCCCGCCTCGCGGTGCTGCCGGAAAACTTCGCCGCCATGGGCCGTCGCGACCTGGCGGCCCAGGGCCGCAGCGAGGCCCTGGGCGAGGGACCGATCCTGCCCTGGTTGAAACAGGCCGCCCGCGACCTCAGATTATGGATAGTCGCCGGCACCATCCCTTTGCCGCCGGACGGCCAGCCCGAGGCCAAGGCCCATGCCTGCTCGTTGCTTGTCGACGAGCATGGCGAGCGGGTGGCGCGCTACGACAAGCTGCACCTGTTCGACGTGGATGTGAGCGACAGCCGCGGCCGTTATCGCGAGTCCGACGACTATGCCCACGGCGCCCGGGTGGTGGTGGCCGATACGCCCGTTGGGCGGTTGGGTTTGACGGTCTGTTACGACCTGCGTTTCCCTGAGCTCTATGGCGCCCTGCGCGAGGCGGGCGCCGAGTTGATCAGCGCGCCCTCGGCCTTCACCGCCGTCACCGGCGCCGCCCACTGGCAGGTGCTGATTCGCGCCCGGGCCATCGAGACGCAGTGCTACGTGCTGGCGGCTGGCCAGGGCGGCAGTCATCCCGGTGGTCGTGAGACCCATGGGCACTCGGCCATTGTCGATCCCTGGGGATGCATACTGGCCGAGCAGGCCAGGGGCGAAGCGATGCTGCTGGCGCTGCGCGATGCCATCGAGCAGGCGGCGATTCGTCAGCGCATGCCGGTAGCCCGGCACAAACGATTTTTTGCAGCGGCCGACCCGCGGCTGCCCGGTTTGGAGTAG
- the tldD gene encoding metalloprotease TldD: protein MNEMLMSVSEHLLSPGGLTLDHLPGVLGELAGPGIDAADLYFQSQISETWVLEDGIVKEGSFNLDQGVGVRAQSGEKTGFAYSNAITAEALSQAAGAARSIARAGQHGRVQAFSSPLVSALYAPDNPLDVIDRAQKVELLKRIDQATRALDSRIKQVTVSLAGVWDRVLVAANDGSLGADVRPLVRFNVSVIVEQNGRRERGGHGGGGRTDYRYFLDEDRAMGYAREALRQALVNLEAIAAPAGSMPVVMGAGWSGVLLHEAVGHGLEGDFNRKGSSAYSGRMGEKVASSLCTIVDDGTLAERRGSLSMDDEGTPSECTTLIENGVLKGYMQDKLNARLMGMACTGNGRRESYAHLPMPRMTNTYMLAGESDPEEIIRSVKKGIYCANLGGGQVDITSGKFVFSTSEAYLIEDGKITAPVKGATLIGNGPEAMSRVSMVGNDLALDSGVGTCGKDGQSVPVGVGQPTLKIDAITVGGTGA, encoded by the coding sequence ATGAACGAGATGTTGATGTCCGTCAGCGAGCACCTGTTGAGTCCGGGTGGCCTGACCCTCGACCACCTGCCCGGGGTGCTCGGCGAGTTGGCCGGCCCGGGGATCGACGCCGCCGATCTGTATTTTCAGAGCCAGATCTCCGAGACCTGGGTGCTCGAAGATGGCATCGTCAAGGAGGGCAGTTTCAACCTCGACCAGGGCGTCGGCGTGCGCGCGCAATCCGGCGAGAAGACCGGCTTCGCCTACAGCAACGCGATCACCGCCGAGGCGCTGAGTCAGGCGGCCGGCGCGGCCCGCTCCATTGCCAGGGCCGGCCAGCATGGCCGCGTGCAGGCTTTCAGCAGCCCGCTGGTCAGCGCCCTGTATGCCCCGGACAATCCGCTGGACGTCATCGACCGGGCGCAGAAGGTCGAGTTGCTCAAGCGCATCGACCAGGCCACCCGCGCCCTCGATTCGCGCATCAAACAGGTCACCGTGAGCCTGGCCGGCGTCTGGGACCGGGTGCTGGTGGCGGCCAACGATGGCAGCCTGGGCGCCGATGTGCGGCCGCTGGTGCGCTTCAACGTCAGCGTCATCGTCGAACAGAACGGTCGCCGAGAGCGCGGTGGTCATGGCGGCGGTGGCCGCACCGACTACCGCTATTTCCTCGACGAGGACCGCGCCATGGGCTATGCCCGCGAGGCGCTGCGTCAGGCCCTGGTCAACCTCGAGGCGATCGCCGCACCGGCTGGCAGCATGCCGGTGGTGATGGGCGCCGGCTGGTCCGGCGTGCTGCTGCACGAGGCTGTCGGGCATGGCCTGGAGGGCGACTTCAACCGCAAGGGCAGCTCCGCCTACAGTGGCCGCATGGGCGAGAAGGTCGCCTCCAGCCTGTGCACCATCGTCGACGACGGCACCCTGGCCGAACGCCGCGGCTCGCTGAGCATGGACGACGAGGGCACGCCGAGCGAATGCACCACGCTGATCGAGAATGGCGTGCTCAAGGGCTACATGCAGGACAAGCTGAACGCTCGCCTGATGGGCATGGCCTGCACCGGCAACGGTCGCCGCGAGTCCTATGCGCACCTGCCGATGCCACGTATGACCAACACCTACATGCTGGCCGGCGAGAGCGATCCGGAGGAGATCATCCGTTCAGTGAAGAAGGGCATCTACTGCGCCAACCTCGGCGGTGGCCAGGTCGACATCACCAGCGGCAAGTTCGTCTTCTCCACCAGCGAGGCCTACCTGATCGAAGACGGCAAGATCACCGCGCCGGTCAAGGGGGCCACGCTGATCGGCAATGGCCCGGAAGCCATGAGCCGGGTGTCGATGGTCGGCAACGACCTGGCCCTGGACAGCGGCGTCGGCACCTGTGGCAAGGATGGCCAGTCGGTGCCGGTCGGCGTCGGCCAGCCGACGCTGAAGATCGATGCGATCACCGTCGGTGGCACCGGCGCTTGA
- the yjgA gene encoding ribosome biogenesis factor YjgA produces the protein MPEYLDDFSGEKSKSQVKRELHALQDLGQRLTTLKPDLLNKLPLTDALRRALAEAPKHTANVARKRHLQFIGRLMRDQDIDAITTLLDQLDASTRQYNERFHNLERWRDRLINGTDETLEAFVGDYPEADRQHLRQLIRLAQHEAAQNKAPAASRKIFKYIRELDEAQRGLR, from the coding sequence ATGCCTGAATACCTTGACGACTTCTCCGGCGAGAAGAGCAAATCCCAGGTCAAACGCGAGCTGCATGCGTTGCAAGACCTGGGGCAGCGCCTGACCACCTTAAAGCCCGACCTGCTGAACAAGCTACCCCTGACCGACGCCTTGCGCCGCGCCCTGGCCGAAGCGCCCAAGCACACGGCCAACGTGGCGAGGAAGCGCCACCTGCAGTTCATCGGCAGGCTGATGCGCGATCAAGACATCGACGCCATCACCACCCTGCTCGACCAGCTGGACGCCTCGACCCGCCAGTACAACGAGCGCTTCCACAACCTCGAGCGCTGGCGCGACCGCCTGATCAATGGCACCGACGAGACCCTGGAGGCCTTCGTCGGCGACTACCCGGAGGCCGACCGCCAGCACCTGCGCCAGCTGATCCGCTTGGCGCAGCACGAGGCGGCGCAGAACAAGGCGCCGGCCGCCTCGCGGAAAATCTTCAAGTACATCCGCGAACTGGACGAAGCCCAGCGCGGACTGCGCTAA